In Phycisphaerae bacterium, one genomic interval encodes:
- a CDS encoding thrombospondin type 3 repeat-containing protein — MRTVKRGLRRVRGAVVWAAAVSCLGLAPGTYAEVTNPSFEDALNGWIVKVGSIVTPLADGQGGLAVLDEAGTTGAVASSSLYQDFVIEDAGALVFEYVLVVAGDFVGGSALPDAFTARLLDPDTLAPLIYTAGVNDYFYNDSPGNIDFDPLIVTRTPSTIRDGWFTVTATITTLAPGTRVRLQFDLLGTGTDDGQVTVVGVDGIQVTPGGGVDQCPGDPAKTAPGVCGCGIPDTDRDGDGVLDCLDGCPDDVAKAAPGLCGCGVPDTDSDRDGSPDCSDPCPRDPTKTLPGTCGCGVAETDGDGDGVSDCVDNCPDDLAKTAPGTCGCGVADTDTDADGVADCADTCPGDPNKTAAGICGCGVADTDSDADGTVDCLDGCPNDPLKTAPGTCGCGVADADPDADGVLDCLDNCPASANPGQEDTDGDGMGDACDDDTARPDPSITHEERRIVTVVSHFNACGAMGAAPLPCMLLALLALKCTAGSSNKT, encoded by the coding sequence ATGAGGACTGTGAAAAGAGGACTCCGCCGGGTACGCGGCGCGGTGGTGTGGGCGGCTGCGGTATCCTGTCTGGGGCTTGCCCCAGGAACATACGCGGAGGTGACCAACCCCAGCTTTGAAGATGCACTCAACGGATGGATCGTCAAGGTGGGGAGTATCGTTACCCCACTCGCTGACGGCCAGGGCGGGTTGGCCGTCCTCGATGAGGCCGGGACGACGGGGGCCGTTGCCTCAAGCTCGCTCTATCAGGATTTCGTGATCGAGGACGCCGGCGCGCTGGTGTTCGAGTACGTGCTGGTCGTCGCCGGCGATTTCGTCGGAGGCAGCGCCCTGCCCGACGCTTTCACCGCCCGGTTGCTCGATCCGGATACGCTCGCCCCGCTCATCTATACCGCCGGCGTGAACGACTACTTCTACAACGACTCGCCGGGCAACATCGACTTCGACCCGCTGATCGTCACTCGGACTCCTTCAACCATTCGAGACGGTTGGTTCACCGTCACGGCCACAATCACCACGCTGGCTCCCGGCACCCGCGTCCGGCTACAGTTCGACCTGCTCGGAACCGGTACGGACGACGGCCAGGTCACCGTGGTCGGCGTCGACGGCATCCAGGTCACGCCCGGAGGGGGCGTCGACCAGTGCCCGGGCGATCCCGCCAAGACTGCACCCGGCGTATGCGGCTGCGGAATCCCCGACACGGATCGCGACGGCGACGGCGTGCTGGATTGCCTCGACGGCTGCCCGGACGATGTGGCCAAGGCCGCACCCGGGCTGTGCGGGTGCGGCGTGCCCGATACCGATTCTGACAGGGACGGCAGCCCCGACTGTAGCGACCCCTGCCCGCGCGATCCCACGAAGACGTTGCCGGGGACCTGCGGTTGCGGCGTGGCCGAAACCGATGGCGACGGCGACGGCGTGTCGGATTGCGTCGACAATTGCCCGGATGACCTCGCCAAGACTGCACCGGGCACCTGCGGCTGCGGCGTGGCGGACACAGATACTGATGCTGACGGGGTTGCGGATTGTGCCGATACGTGCCCGGGCGACCCCAACAAGACTGCGGCGGGCATCTGCGGGTGCGGGGTTGCGGATACGGACTCCGACGCGGATGGCACCGTCGACTGCCTGGACGGCTGTCCCAACGATCCACTCAAGACCGCCCCCGGCACGTGCGGCTGCGGGGTCGCCGATGCCGACCCAGACGCGGACGGCGTCCTGGACTGCCTCGACAACTGCCCGGCTAGCGCCAACCCCGGCCAGGAGGATACCGACGGCGACGGCATGGGCGATGCCTGCGACGATGACACGGCCCGGCCCGATCCATCCATTACCCACGAGGAACGCCGGATCGTGACCGTGGTCTCCCACTTCAACGCCTGCGGGGCAATGGGCGCCGCTCCCTTGCCATGCATGCTGCTGGCCCTGCTGGCACTCAAATGCACGGCAGGATCATCGAACAAGACGTGA
- a CDS encoding PEP/pyruvate-binding domain-containing protein: MMGAQLTTGLKGLDGVLKALLPGDNIVWQVDSVADYAPFVRPCGEAARKNGSKVIYFRFAEHPPLLPEDSGAEIVPLDPGEGFERVIRQIHSVINHTRDQGVYIFDCLSDLAADWYSDRMLGNFFLLICPYVYDVGGLACFAMLRNHHSFHACSTIMSTTQIMIDTFRYKGFLYLHPLKVQHRHSPTMYMLHAWKGDEMSPVIDSPTIAEILTSVPQVGWLAARTRPDVWDRTFLRAEHLLEHIKQGDSDRDELQDLLNRLLPMLISRDERVLELARKHFRIEDLIRIWKRTIGTGLIGGKSVGMLLARAILRHSDPRWETLLEKHDSFFIGSDVFYTYLVQNGCWWLREKQRDPKTLLEGAEEVRRRILTGSFSAVIRRDFADMLDYFGQSPIIVRSSSLLEDAFGNSFAGQYESLFCVNQGSREERLEDFIAAVKTIYASAMGERALQYRLRRGMLDDDEQMSLLVQRVSGTFYQNLYYPQAAGVGLSFNPYAWDEQIDPKAGVLRLVFGLGTRAVDRTDDDYTRVVALNVPSKRPEADIEQIRRYTQHKVDVLDRQGSQLVSREFLDVIKDCPGLPLDVFASRDPEAERLAVETGRRDLVPYMLTFERLLETSSFPADMRQMLEVLEAAYACPVDTEFTVNFLDEEDYRINLVQCRPLHVANPGRVTALPQVIAEKDIVFTARGAVVGQSRAEVIDRLIYVVPSAYGGLPVSERYAVARLIGRLMRHPTTQSKPKVMLLGPGRWGTKMPSLGIPVSYAEISGVSVLCEIVAMHEGLVPDVSLGTHFFNELIEAEILYLALFPGREGNSINEAFLKGLPNRLEELTPNAAQRVDLVRVIDAADLTDHQAIHLNANNVKQEVVCYLARP; this comes from the coding sequence ATGATGGGCGCGCAACTGACAACCGGGCTCAAGGGTCTGGACGGCGTTCTCAAAGCGCTGCTGCCCGGAGACAACATCGTTTGGCAAGTGGACTCGGTTGCCGACTATGCGCCGTTCGTCCGCCCGTGTGGCGAGGCGGCCCGCAAGAACGGCTCGAAGGTCATTTACTTTCGCTTTGCCGAGCACCCCCCGCTGCTCCCTGAGGATTCCGGTGCGGAAATCGTCCCCCTCGATCCTGGCGAAGGGTTCGAGCGGGTCATTCGCCAGATTCACAGCGTGATCAACCACACCCGCGACCAGGGCGTTTACATCTTCGATTGTCTTTCGGATCTGGCTGCCGACTGGTACAGCGATCGGATGCTGGGCAACTTCTTTCTGCTCATCTGTCCCTACGTCTACGACGTCGGGGGGCTGGCCTGTTTCGCGATGTTGCGCAACCATCATTCGTTTCATGCCTGCTCGACGATCATGTCGACGACGCAGATCATGATCGACACTTTCCGGTACAAGGGTTTTCTCTACCTCCATCCGCTGAAGGTGCAGCACCGGCACTCCCCCACCATGTACATGCTTCACGCCTGGAAGGGTGACGAGATGTCCCCAGTGATCGACAGCCCCACGATTGCCGAGATACTCACGTCTGTTCCCCAGGTCGGGTGGCTTGCGGCCCGGACGAGGCCGGACGTGTGGGACCGCACCTTCCTGCGTGCGGAGCATCTCCTGGAGCACATCAAGCAAGGCGACAGCGATCGCGATGAGCTCCAGGACCTGCTCAATCGTCTTCTTCCCATGTTGATTTCCCGCGATGAACGTGTGCTCGAACTGGCTCGGAAGCACTTCCGGATCGAGGATCTCATTCGTATCTGGAAGCGGACCATCGGCACCGGGCTGATCGGCGGCAAGTCGGTGGGCATGCTGCTGGCCCGGGCGATCCTCCGGCACAGTGATCCCCGCTGGGAGACTCTGTTGGAGAAGCACGACTCGTTTTTCATCGGCTCGGACGTGTTCTACACCTACCTGGTCCAGAACGGGTGCTGGTGGCTGCGTGAGAAGCAGCGTGACCCGAAGACACTCCTGGAGGGGGCGGAGGAGGTCCGCCGCCGGATTCTGACCGGCAGTTTCTCGGCGGTGATTCGTCGAGACTTCGCCGACATGCTCGACTATTTCGGCCAGAGCCCGATCATTGTCCGTTCGAGCAGCCTGCTCGAGGACGCCTTCGGCAACTCGTTCGCCGGCCAATATGAGAGCCTGTTCTGCGTCAACCAGGGTTCGCGCGAAGAGCGGCTCGAGGACTTCATCGCGGCGGTCAAGACCATCTACGCGAGCGCCATGGGCGAACGTGCCCTGCAGTACCGATTGCGGCGCGGCATGCTCGACGATGACGAGCAGATGTCGCTGCTCGTCCAGCGTGTGTCGGGGACGTTCTACCAGAACCTGTACTATCCCCAGGCCGCCGGGGTGGGGTTGTCATTCAACCCCTACGCGTGGGACGAGCAGATTGACCCGAAGGCCGGCGTCCTGCGTCTCGTCTTCGGGCTGGGCACCCGGGCCGTGGATCGAACGGACGACGACTACACGCGCGTGGTTGCCCTGAACGTGCCCAGCAAACGACCCGAAGCGGATATCGAGCAGATCCGCCGCTACACCCAGCACAAAGTGGATGTGCTCGACCGGCAGGGCAGCCAGCTGGTTTCGCGGGAGTTCCTGGACGTCATCAAGGACTGCCCGGGTTTGCCCTTGGACGTGTTCGCCTCGCGCGATCCGGAGGCCGAACGACTCGCCGTCGAGACCGGCAGGCGCGACCTTGTCCCCTACATGCTGACCTTCGAGAGGCTGCTCGAGACCAGCTCCTTCCCGGCGGATATGCGTCAGATGCTCGAGGTCCTCGAGGCGGCCTATGCCTGCCCGGTGGACACGGAGTTCACGGTCAACTTCCTCGACGAAGAGGACTACCGGATCAACCTGGTTCAGTGCCGCCCCCTGCACGTGGCAAATCCGGGCCGGGTCACGGCTCTTCCCCAGGTCATAGCCGAGAAGGACATCGTTTTCACCGCCCGCGGGGCCGTGGTCGGACAGAGCCGCGCCGAAGTGATCGATCGACTGATCTACGTCGTTCCCTCGGCTTACGGCGGTCTGCCAGTGAGTGAGCGGTATGCGGTCGCCCGGCTGATCGGTCGCCTGATGCGTCACCCGACGACCCAATCCAAGCCGAAGGTGATGCTACTGGGGCCGGGACGATGGGGAACCAAGATGCCCTCCCTGGGCATCCCGGTTTCCTACGCCGAGATCAGCGGCGTCTCGGTGCTGTGCGAAATCGTGGCCATGCACGAGGGTCTCGTTCCAGACGTCTCCCTGGGAACGCACTTCTTCAACGAGCTCATCGAAGCCGAGATTCTGTATCTGGCCCTGTTTCCCGGTCGGGAGGGCAACTCCATCAATGAGGCATTCCTGAAGGGCCTGCCCAACCGTCTCGAGGAGCTGACGCCCAACGCCGCTCAGCGCGTCGATCTGGTTCGGGTCATCGATGCCGCCGATCTGACCGACCACCAGGCGATCCACCTCAATGCGAACAACGTCAAGCAGGAAGTTGTGTGCTATCTCGCCCGGCCATGA
- the gdhA gene encoding NADP-specific glutamate dehydrogenase: MSYVTDVLNDLVRQHPGQLEFHQAAREVLESLEKALARNPRYQKNAILERFVEPERVILFRVPWMDDQGKVRLNRGFRVEFNSAIGPYKGGLRFHPTVNLSILKFLGFEQILKNSLTTLPMGGGKGGADFDPKGRSDAEVMRFCQSFMTELCRHIGPNTDVPAGDIGVGGREIGFLFGQYKRIRNEFTGVLTGKGLNWGGSLIRPEATGYGAVYFAEEMLKTRGDSIAGKVCTVSGSGNVAQYTVEKLNQLGAKCVSMSDSNGTIHDPAGINEEKLAYVMELKNIRRGRIKEYAEKFAGAKYQEHVRPWGIKCDCAFPSATQNEVTGTDAQTLVKNGCILVCEGANMPTDPEGVEVFLGNKIMYGPGKAANAGGVAVSGLEMSQNSLHLSWTREEVDDRLHKIMKAIHTAVAGTAKTYDAPSNYVLGANIAGFVKVADAMLDHGLV, translated from the coding sequence ATGTCGTACGTAACCGATGTGCTGAACGACTTGGTCAGGCAGCACCCTGGCCAGCTGGAGTTTCATCAGGCGGCCAGGGAAGTCCTGGAGTCGCTCGAGAAAGCCCTGGCAAGGAATCCCAGGTATCAGAAAAACGCGATTCTGGAACGCTTTGTCGAGCCGGAGCGGGTCATTCTCTTCCGGGTGCCCTGGATGGACGATCAGGGCAAGGTCAGGTTGAACCGCGGCTTCCGCGTGGAGTTCAACAGTGCGATCGGTCCTTACAAGGGCGGCCTCCGCTTCCACCCCACGGTGAACCTGAGCATCCTCAAGTTCCTGGGTTTCGAGCAGATCCTGAAGAACTCGCTGACGACCCTTCCCATGGGCGGCGGCAAGGGCGGTGCGGACTTTGACCCCAAAGGCAGGTCCGATGCCGAAGTGATGCGCTTCTGTCAGTCATTCATGACCGAACTCTGTCGCCATATCGGCCCGAATACCGACGTGCCTGCTGGAGACATCGGTGTCGGCGGCCGCGAAATCGGCTTCCTCTTCGGCCAGTACAAGAGAATCCGCAACGAGTTCACTGGCGTGCTGACCGGCAAAGGCCTCAATTGGGGCGGCTCTCTGATCCGGCCTGAGGCAACGGGATACGGCGCGGTCTATTTCGCCGAAGAGATGCTCAAGACCCGCGGCGACAGCATCGCCGGCAAGGTGTGCACGGTGTCGGGCTCGGGGAACGTCGCCCAATACACGGTTGAAAAGCTGAATCAACTCGGTGCCAAGTGCGTGTCCATGTCCGACTCGAACGGCACGATTCACGATCCGGCCGGAATCAACGAAGAGAAACTCGCTTATGTGATGGAACTCAAGAACATCCGCCGCGGCCGAATCAAGGAGTATGCCGAGAAGTTCGCGGGGGCCAAGTACCAGGAACACGTTCGCCCGTGGGGCATCAAGTGCGATTGTGCGTTTCCGTCGGCCACCCAGAACGAGGTCACCGGCACCGACGCCCAGACGCTGGTGAAAAACGGCTGCATCCTCGTCTGCGAAGGCGCTAACATGCCGACGGACCCGGAGGGCGTGGAGGTCTTCCTCGGCAACAAGATCATGTATGGCCCGGGCAAGGCCGCGAACGCGGGGGGAGTCGCAGTGTCCGGTCTGGAGATGTCCCAGAATTCGCTCCATCTGTCCTGGACGCGTGAAGAGGTCGATGATCGACTGCACAAGATCATGAAGGCGATTCACACCGCAGTCGCCGGGACGGCCAAGACCTACGACGCGCCCTCCAACTACGTGCTCGGCGCCAACATTGCCGGCTTCGTCAAGGTCGCCGACGCAATGCTGGATCACGGTCTTGTGTGA
- a CDS encoding LysR family transcriptional regulator encodes MNIPAFKLFCDVVRCRSFSRAAAMNGISQSAASQSVSCLERELGVQLIDRQRRPIILTHEGEICYQGLCEILRQFEFMKAGMEASRHLVQGTVRVAAIYSVGLYDMNWAMQKFMADYPMANIRLEYHLPDKVYEAVQSNEADLGILSYPVESRDLNVIPLRQEEMVLVCHPDHHLATRQVVQPSQLNGEDFVSFDRELTISRELDRYFRQNHISVRKVMVFDNVETIKQAVELGVGLSILPEPTIRHEVKVGSLVALRLAGCDLKRPIGIIHLHQKVFTPALVKFVEILGGKRDAEEAASAETGSSPRSRK; translated from the coding sequence ATGAACATACCGGCCTTCAAGTTGTTCTGCGATGTGGTTCGCTGCCGGAGTTTCTCGCGGGCCGCGGCCATGAACGGGATCAGTCAATCCGCAGCCAGCCAAAGTGTCAGCTGCCTTGAACGTGAGCTGGGGGTCCAGTTGATTGACCGCCAACGGAGGCCCATCATTCTCACCCACGAGGGCGAGATCTGCTACCAGGGGCTTTGCGAGATCCTGCGTCAGTTCGAGTTCATGAAAGCCGGGATGGAAGCTTCGCGTCATCTGGTGCAGGGAACCGTCCGGGTCGCGGCCATCTACTCGGTTGGGCTCTACGACATGAACTGGGCGATGCAGAAGTTCATGGCCGACTATCCCATGGCCAACATCCGCCTGGAATACCACCTTCCTGACAAGGTCTACGAAGCAGTCCAGAGTAACGAAGCTGATCTCGGCATTTTGTCCTATCCGGTGGAAAGCCGCGATCTGAACGTGATTCCGCTAAGGCAGGAGGAGATGGTGCTGGTCTGCCACCCGGACCATCACCTAGCGACGCGGCAAGTGGTCCAGCCCAGCCAGCTGAACGGGGAGGATTTCGTGAGCTTCGACCGGGAGCTGACCATTTCCCGCGAACTCGACCGCTACTTTCGCCAGAACCACATTTCCGTTCGCAAGGTCATGGTGTTCGACAACGTCGAGACCATCAAGCAGGCCGTGGAACTCGGCGTCGGCTTGAGCATTCTGCCCGAGCCAACGATCCGGCACGAGGTGAAGGTCGGATCGCTGGTCGCACTGCGGTTGGCGGGATGCGACCTCAAGCGTCCCATCGGCATCATTCATCTGCATCAAAAAGTCTTCACCCCGGCCCTGGTCAAGTTCGTCGAGATTCTGGGCGGCAAGCGCGACGCGGAGGAGGCGGCGTCTGCTGAGACCGGTTCATCTCCGCGCTCGAGGAAGTAG
- a CDS encoding sugar phosphate isomerase/epimerase, with protein sequence MTASSTRRGFLGGGAALAAGTFLAPSAGARAESTRSGYRLRLSMAAYSYRNVLGGGADKATMTIEQFIDLCADLRLDATELTSYYIYKAGPAYMHELKARAFRKGVAVSGTSVGNNFCLPLGTALDKQLADLRQWVDNAVEMGAPHIRVFAGKAGGQREEDYKRMIAAMKQAVEYAGSRGVFLGIENHGYLTETAADVLRIVKDVPSPWFGVNLDTGNFKDDGYAQIAALVPKAINVQVKTLVSEGGQRRPADVPRIFSVLREAGYHGYVALEYEDKEDPKTGVPKFLEKMHAAAVG encoded by the coding sequence ATGACAGCTTCTTCCACAAGAAGGGGATTCCTAGGTGGCGGCGCCGCCCTGGCCGCGGGTACGTTTCTGGCTCCTTCGGCCGGAGCTCGAGCCGAGTCAACCAGGAGCGGATATCGCCTCCGGTTGTCGATGGCGGCCTACTCCTATCGTAATGTCCTCGGCGGCGGAGCGGACAAGGCCACGATGACCATCGAGCAGTTCATCGACCTGTGCGCCGACTTGCGGCTCGACGCGACCGAGCTCACCTCCTACTACATCTACAAGGCTGGGCCCGCCTATATGCATGAGCTGAAGGCTCGGGCGTTCCGCAAGGGGGTGGCCGTCTCCGGAACCTCCGTCGGCAACAACTTCTGCTTGCCTTTAGGGACGGCCCTGGACAAGCAGCTGGCCGACCTTCGCCAGTGGGTGGACAACGCGGTCGAGATGGGTGCTCCCCACATCCGGGTGTTCGCGGGAAAAGCCGGCGGTCAGCGCGAAGAAGACTACAAGCGCATGATCGCGGCCATGAAGCAGGCGGTCGAGTACGCGGGTTCAAGGGGCGTTTTCCTCGGCATCGAGAATCATGGCTATCTGACCGAGACAGCCGCCGACGTGCTCCGGATTGTCAAGGACGTGCCGTCCCCGTGGTTCGGGGTCAATCTCGACACCGGCAACTTCAAGGACGACGGCTACGCCCAGATCGCCGCCCTCGTACCCAAGGCGATCAACGTGCAGGTCAAGACGCTGGTGTCTGAGGGCGGTCAGCGCAGACCGGCGGATGTGCCTCGCATCTTCTCCGTCCTTCGGGAAGCCGGATACCACGGCTACGTGGCCCTCGAGTACGAGGACAAGGAAGACCCCAAGACTGGCGTGCCCAAGTTCCTCGAGAAAATGCACGCGGCGGCTGTTGGGTAG
- a CDS encoding sigma-70 family RNA polymerase sigma factor: MAKYHHAALAELAHQLRLSPLRLRLRQLDAAQFLADLVEPDKSYPYEFVCHQITGYRPKSDIQPKPLSGRTLVEDLIQLVEDLSAASPMPVGLMGTWWTTEELATRLKVSTKTICRWRRRGLPGCKLRYPDNTIRLAFSEPCIRRFVAKHIDTVKRGAAFSQLSATEKQQIVAAAREVLAERRVRLHELSQIISAKVGRAVETVRYTLRRHDEAHPEDPIFGKDHQPVIQPELQAIYDQVLSGKQPGEVGKRFGKPVKVIQAIVREVRARQLKAREIQYIYHQEFEAPGAEEVILASAQAPVLDQSVPRPPSDLPPYLQELYRSPLLSAEQERALFRKYNYLKFKADRMRVAIDPLDASDAQLEAVEAVLADADRLRNEILQANLRLVVSIARRHVGRSPYFFEIVSDGNLALMRAVEKFDYARGFKFSTYASWAIMRNYARSIPEQMYEAARLVTGNDELLAIKPSREPEAASDSVLDGVRHLIQKGLSLLSSREREVVVRHYGLDNDGQGMTLDQIGQAIGVTKERVRQIERKAIKKLQLGLAEHEAELVPD; this comes from the coding sequence ATGGCCAAGTACCATCATGCCGCCCTGGCCGAACTGGCCCACCAGTTGAGGCTATCGCCGTTGCGTTTGCGGCTTCGGCAGCTAGACGCGGCCCAGTTCCTGGCCGATCTCGTAGAGCCCGACAAGTCATACCCTTACGAGTTCGTCTGCCACCAGATCACCGGGTATCGTCCCAAGAGCGACATCCAACCCAAGCCCTTGTCCGGCCGGACGCTGGTCGAGGATCTGATCCAGTTGGTGGAGGATCTGAGCGCGGCCAGCCCGATGCCGGTTGGGCTGATGGGCACATGGTGGACCACCGAGGAGCTGGCGACTCGGCTCAAAGTGTCCACCAAGACCATCTGTCGTTGGCGCCGTCGGGGGCTGCCCGGATGCAAGTTGCGTTACCCGGACAACACGATCCGCCTGGCGTTCAGTGAGCCGTGCATCCGCCGATTCGTGGCCAAGCACATCGACACGGTCAAACGGGGAGCGGCATTCAGCCAGCTCAGCGCCACAGAGAAGCAGCAGATTGTCGCCGCAGCCCGCGAGGTTCTCGCCGAGCGGCGTGTACGGCTGCACGAATTGTCGCAGATCATTTCCGCCAAGGTCGGCCGCGCGGTCGAGACCGTGCGCTACACGCTGCGGCGTCACGATGAAGCTCACCCCGAGGACCCGATTTTTGGCAAGGACCATCAGCCGGTCATTCAGCCGGAGTTGCAGGCCATCTACGACCAGGTGCTTTCCGGGAAGCAGCCCGGCGAGGTGGGAAAGAGGTTCGGCAAGCCGGTCAAGGTGATCCAGGCGATTGTCCGCGAGGTTCGTGCCCGGCAGCTGAAGGCTCGGGAGATCCAGTACATCTACCATCAGGAGTTCGAGGCTCCCGGAGCAGAAGAGGTTATTCTGGCGAGTGCCCAGGCTCCCGTTCTCGATCAATCCGTTCCCCGCCCGCCGAGCGATCTGCCCCCGTACTTGCAGGAGCTGTATCGTTCGCCCCTGCTCAGCGCCGAGCAGGAACGCGCTCTGTTCCGGAAGTACAACTACCTGAAGTTCAAGGCCGACCGGATGCGGGTGGCAATCGATCCGCTCGACGCCAGTGACGCCCAACTTGAAGCCGTTGAGGCGGTCCTGGCAGATGCCGATCGCCTGCGGAACGAGATTCTGCAAGCGAACCTGAGACTGGTTGTGAGCATCGCCCGCCGGCACGTTGGCCGGTCGCCCTACTTCTTCGAGATCGTCAGTGACGGCAACCTGGCCTTGATGCGAGCGGTGGAGAAGTTCGACTATGCCCGGGGCTTCAAGTTCAGCACCTATGCCTCGTGGGCGATCATGCGCAACTACGCCCGGTCCATTCCCGAGCAGATGTACGAGGCGGCTCGACTGGTGACCGGCAACGACGAGTTGCTGGCGATCAAGCCCTCGCGCGAACCCGAAGCGGCCAGCGATTCGGTTCTGGACGGCGTCCGGCATCTGATCCAGAAGGGGCTCAGCCTGCTCAGCTCGCGAGAGCGGGAAGTAGTCGTCCGGCACTATGGGCTCGACAACGATGGGCAGGGCATGACGCTCGACCAGATCGGGCAGGCCATCGGCGTCACCAAGGAGCGCGTGCGTCAGATCGAGCGTAAGGCGATCAAGAAGCTCCAGCTCGGGCTCGCCGAGCACGAGGCCGAACTCGTGCCGGACTAG
- a CDS encoding RNA polymerase sigma factor yields the protein MQRPIAIRTMQASEAGCDPEIPVIEAIRQGDPHAMSEFVQRHERWVRGVVFGITGRMDEVDDVAQRVWMQVWREARNLTDGTRWRSWLYRIARNAAMDTGRSRRRSQRLAETLELGRPERTEAPPDAALSSREQEARMLGAIAALPPLYREPFVLKHLEEWSYQEIAELLGMPVDTVETRLVRARRLLREQLRMK from the coding sequence ATGCAACGGCCGATCGCGATCAGAACCATGCAGGCCAGCGAGGCGGGCTGTGACCCGGAGATTCCGGTGATCGAGGCCATCCGGCAGGGTGACCCGCACGCCATGAGCGAGTTCGTGCAGCGGCACGAGCGCTGGGTACGCGGCGTGGTCTTCGGGATCACGGGGCGTATGGATGAAGTGGACGACGTCGCCCAGCGGGTCTGGATGCAGGTCTGGCGTGAAGCCCGAAATCTGACTGACGGCACGCGTTGGCGGAGTTGGCTGTATCGGATTGCCCGGAACGCCGCCATGGACACCGGTCGGTCGCGGCGGCGAAGCCAACGACTTGCAGAGACCCTGGAGCTGGGCCGGCCGGAGCGAACCGAGGCTCCTCCGGATGCGGCGCTGTCAAGCCGGGAGCAGGAAGCTCGGATGCTGGGAGCGATTGCGGCTCTGCCGCCCCTGTATCGCGAGCCGTTTGTGCTCAAGCATCTGGAGGAATGGAGCTACCAGGAGATCGCCGAGTTGCTCGGCATGCCGGTCGACACGGTCGAGACCCGGCTGGTGCGTGCCAGGCGATTGCTACGGGAGCAGCTGAGGATGAAGTGA
- a CDS encoding PDZ domain-containing protein, with amino-acid sequence MRFLTAFAFLIAVRGILPAAALGQFVQPLPPGPLLSPPSVTPVPVVPLFPGQMRPDTQLPYLRIEDRVEESPVWLGLQLSPVPLPLAAHLQLDANGLMVRNVFRDSPADQAGIEQFDVITEVNGHRVSGDVWAFIERLADRKPGDPVELSVVHKGQARTMQVKLADRPKDPARLKPKYDEFFEGPPIGPPDMRGRILRPGPDGWILEDLGPLPKMKELPNQLRMYIEALTKDGDSQTTEGRRVDKQGQVLHVLRKEDGSVEVKRYRQADGEGHAEPKRYANMEELRKGDREAFDLLNSAQREHRVLKGPGAFESREAWDDWLRKHGDKLKEFEHRMRESVPDKEWGKRWDEWNERFFQGPLKRFKHLPAESPEDGAKGVPAPRVRFELQGDGKVVVHVREGDAELTRTFDSEQALKEKAPQLYERYQEMTKQLQ; translated from the coding sequence ATGCGATTCCTGACTGCATTCGCGTTCCTGATCGCCGTGAGGGGGATCCTGCCAGCCGCCGCGCTGGGGCAGTTCGTGCAACCGCTTCCGCCAGGGCCGCTGCTGTCGCCCCCGAGCGTGACGCCGGTGCCCGTCGTCCCGCTGTTTCCCGGACAGATGCGGCCGGACACCCAACTGCCGTACCTGAGGATCGAAGACCGAGTTGAGGAAAGCCCCGTCTGGCTGGGTCTACAGCTCAGTCCGGTTCCGCTGCCGCTGGCGGCACATCTCCAACTCGACGCGAACGGGCTGATGGTGAGGAATGTATTCCGCGACAGCCCGGCGGATCAAGCCGGCATCGAGCAATTCGACGTCATCACCGAAGTCAATGGCCACCGAGTATCAGGCGATGTCTGGGCATTCATCGAGCGGTTGGCCGATCGGAAACCGGGCGATCCCGTCGAGCTGAGCGTGGTGCACAAGGGTCAAGCCAGAACCATGCAGGTCAAGCTGGCGGATCGGCCCAAGGACCCGGCCAGACTCAAACCGAAGTATGACGAGTTCTTCGAAGGGCCGCCTATCGGTCCGCCGGACATGCGCGGTCGCATCCTCCGGCCCGGCCCTGATGGCTGGATTCTCGAGGATCTCGGTCCGCTGCCGAAGATGAAGGAGCTGCCCAATCAGCTTCGCATGTACATCGAGGCGCTGACCAAGGATGGCGACAGCCAGACGACCGAAGGCCGACGGGTAGACAAGCAGGGCCAGGTGCTTCACGTGCTGCGCAAGGAAGACGGCTCGGTCGAAGTCAAGCGGTACCGACAGGCCGACGGCGAGGGCCATGCCGAACCCAAGCGCTATGCCAACATGGAGGAACTCCGCAAAGGCGACCGCGAGGCCTTTGATCTGCTCAACTCCGCCCAGCGCGAGCACCGGGTTCTTAAGGGGCCGGGGGCATTCGAATCTCGCGAGGCCTGGGACGATTGGCTCCGCAAGCACGGTGACAAGCTCAAGGAATTCGAGCACCGCATGAGGGAGTCCGTTCCGGACAAGGAATGGGGCAAACGCTGGGATGAATGGAACGAGCGCTTCTTCCAGGGACCCCTCAAGCGATTCAAGCACCTGCCGGCGGAGTCTCCGGAGGACGGGGCCAAGGGCGTTCCGGCACCGCGCGTCCGGTTCGAGCTCCAGGGCGACGGGAAAGTCGTTGTTCACGTCCGCGAGGGCGATGCCGAATTGACCCGGACGTTCGACTCCGAACAAGCTCTGAAGGAGAAGGCTCCCCAGCTCTATGAACGCTACCAGGAGATGACCAAGCAGCTTCAGTAA